The Bernardetia litoralis DSM 6794 genome includes a window with the following:
- a CDS encoding DUF4230 domain-containing protein: MTNFIKSLTGLLLVLLIGFGLYYITIRKDTQELLKPRETITETNFKTVLEEVESLGKLELVKYNFKDVVEHTQKNGYSSVLDSKVLLIVAGEAVGCMDLTRIKNENITEVGDSVYVHLPAPELCYSRIDLQKSKVYDSESLPFIQDDNLVGEAFAKAEKQIEKAALESGILIQTQAMAKTMLKPLLENLTKKTVILTFEPISTSEKTNPESQTNVQEKNILNTPTTIQSKNLDKK, from the coding sequence ATGACTAATTTTATTAAATCTCTTACTGGTCTTTTACTTGTTCTTTTGATAGGATTTGGCTTGTATTATATTACAATTCGGAAAGACACACAAGAATTATTAAAACCTAGAGAAACCATTACAGAAACTAATTTTAAGACTGTTTTGGAAGAAGTAGAAAGTCTCGGGAAATTAGAATTGGTAAAATATAACTTTAAAGATGTTGTCGAACACACGCAAAAAAATGGTTATAGCTCGGTTTTAGATTCCAAAGTTTTATTGATTGTGGCTGGCGAAGCTGTTGGTTGTATGGATTTGACACGCATAAAAAACGAAAATATTACCGAAGTAGGCGATTCTGTTTATGTTCATTTGCCTGCTCCAGAACTTTGTTATTCCAGAATTGACCTTCAAAAATCAAAGGTTTATGATTCGGAATCCTTGCCATTTATTCAAGATGATAATTTGGTAGGAGAAGCCTTTGCAAAAGCCGAAAAACAAATTGAAAAAGCTGCTTTAGAATCTGGAATATTAATTCAGACACAAGCCATGGCAAAAACAATGCTCAAACCACTTTTAGAAAACCTTACCAAAAAGACAGTTATTTTGACTTTTGAGCCTATTTCTACAAGTGAAAAAACAAATCCTGAAAGTCAAACAAATGTTCAAGAGAAAAATATTTTGAATACTCCTACAACTATTCAGTCTAAAAATTTAGATAAAAAGTAG